A genomic stretch from Streptococcus oralis includes:
- a CDS encoding 3'-5' exoribonuclease YhaM family protein yields MKISHMKKDELFEGFYLIKSADLRQTRAGKNYLAFTFQDDSGEIEGKLWDAQPHNVETFTAGKVVHMQGRREVYNNTPQVNQITLRLPQPGEPNDPADFKVKSPVDVKEIRDYMSQMIFKIENPVWQRIVRSLYTKYDKEFYSYPAAKTNHHAFETGLAYHTATMVRLADAISEIYPQLNKSLLYAGIMLHDLAKVIELTGPDQTEYTVRGNLIGHIALIDSEITKTVMELGIDDTREEVVLLRHVILSHHGLLEYGSPVRPRIMEAEIIHMIDNLDASMMMMSTALALVDKGEMTNKIFAMDNRSFYKPDLD; encoded by the coding sequence ATGAAGATTAGTCACATGAAAAAAGATGAGCTGTTTGAAGGTTTTTACCTGATCAAGTCAGCTGACCTGAGACAGACGCGTGCTGGGAAAAACTACCTAGCCTTTACCTTTCAAGACGATAGTGGCGAGATTGAAGGGAAACTCTGGGATGCCCAACCTCATAACGTTGAGACCTTTACCGCAGGGAAAGTTGTCCACATGCAGGGGCGCAGAGAAGTTTATAACAACACTCCACAAGTTAATCAAATTACTCTCCGCTTGCCTCAGCCTGGGGAACCCAATGATCCAGCTGACTTCAAGGTCAAGTCACCAGTTGATGTCAAGGAAATCCGTGACTACATGTCGCAAATGATTTTCAAGATTGAAAATCCTGTCTGGCAACGTATCGTTCGCAGTCTTTACACCAAGTACGATAAGGAATTCTATTCCTATCCAGCTGCCAAGACCAACCACCATGCCTTTGAGACGGGTTTGGCCTATCATACAGCGACCATGGTGCGCTTGGCAGATGCTATTAGTGAGATCTATCCTCAGCTCAACAAGAGCCTCCTCTATGCAGGAATTATGCTACATGACTTGGCCAAAGTCATTGAGTTGACGGGACCAGATCAGACGGAGTACACAGTGCGAGGCAATCTCATCGGCCATATCGCCCTCATCGATAGCGAAATTACTAAGACAGTCATGGAACTAGGTATCGATGATACTAGAGAAGAAGTGGTGCTACTGCGCCATGTCATCCTCAGTCACCATGGCTTGCTGGAGTATGGAAGTCCAGTCCGTCCACGCATTATGGAGGCAGAGATTATCCATATGATTGACAATCTAGATGCCAGCATGATGATGATGTCAACAGCTCTGGCTTTGGTGGATAAAGGAGAGATGACCAATAAAATCTTCGCTATGGACAATCGTTCCTTCTATAAACCAGATTTAGATTAA
- the rsgA gene encoding ribosome small subunit-dependent GTPase A, translated as MQGQIIKALAGFYYVESEGEVYQTRARGNFRKKGHTPYVGDWVDFSAEENSEGYILKIHERKNSLVRPPIVNIDQAVVIMSVKEPDFNSNLLDRFLVLLEHKGIHPIVYISKMDLLEDRKELDFYEQTYGDIGYDFVTSKEELLPLLTAKVTVFMGQTGVGKSTLLNKIAPDLNLETGEISDSLGRGRHTTRAVSFYNLNGGKIADTPGFSSLDYEVSTAEALNQAFPEIASVSRDCKFRTCTHTHEPSCAVKPAVEEGVVATFRFDNYLQFLSEIENRRETYKKVSKKIPK; from the coding sequence ATGCAGGGACAAATCATTAAAGCCTTGGCGGGCTTCTACTATGTAGAGAGTGAGGGGGAAGTTTACCAGACGCGTGCGCGCGGGAATTTCCGTAAAAAAGGCCACACACCCTATGTTGGGGACTGGGTAGACTTTTCTGCGGAGGAAAACTCAGAAGGTTACATTCTCAAGATACACGAAAGGAAAAACAGTCTGGTCCGTCCGCCTATTGTCAATATTGACCAAGCCGTTGTCATTATGTCAGTTAAAGAACCTGACTTTAATAGCAATTTGCTGGATCGGTTCCTGGTTCTCTTGGAACATAAGGGCATCCATCCCATTGTCTATATTTCTAAAATGGATTTGTTGGAAGATAGGAAAGAACTGGATTTTTATGAACAGACTTATGGTGACATTGGCTATGACTTTGTGACTAGTAAGGAAGAGCTTTTGCCTCTTTTGACAGCCAAGGTTACGGTCTTTATGGGGCAGACAGGTGTTGGGAAGTCAACCCTTCTTAATAAAATCGCACCGGACCTCAATCTAGAGACGGGAGAAATTTCTGATAGTTTAGGTCGTGGTCGCCATACTACTCGAGCCGTTAGTTTTTACAATCTCAATGGAGGTAAAATCGCGGACACGCCGGGATTTTCATCACTGGATTATGAAGTGTCAACGGCTGAAGCCCTCAATCAGGCCTTTCCAGAGATTGCCAGTGTCAGTCGAGATTGTAAGTTCCGTACTTGTACCCATACCCATGAGCCGTCTTGTGCAGTCAAGCCAGCTGTCGAAGAGGGAGTTGTTGCAACCTTCCGTTTTGACAACTACCTGCAATTCCTCAGTGAAATTGAAAATCGCAGAGAAACTTATAAAAAAGTCAGCAAAAAAATTCCAAAATAA
- the rpe gene encoding ribulose-phosphate 3-epimerase, translating into MSQYKIAPSILAADYANFEREIKRLEATGAEYAHIDIMDGHFVPQISFGAGVVEALRPHSKMVFDCHLMVANPEHHLEDFARAGADIISIHVEATPHIHGALQKIRSLGVKPSVVINPGTPVETIKHVLHLVDQVLVMTVNPGFGGQAFLPETMDKIHELVVLREEKGLNFEIEVDGGIDDQTISQAKEAGATIFVAGSYVFKGDVNERVQNLRKQLD; encoded by the coding sequence ATGTCTCAATACAAGATTGCTCCGTCAATTCTGGCAGCAGATTATGCCAACTTTGAACGTGAAATCAAACGCTTAGAAGCAACTGGGGCAGAATATGCCCATATCGATATCATGGATGGTCACTTTGTGCCACAAATCAGTTTTGGTGCAGGTGTGGTTGAAGCTCTTCGCCCCCATAGCAAGATGGTCTTTGACTGCCACTTGATGGTAGCAAATCCTGAACACCACTTAGAAGATTTTGCGCGTGCAGGTGCAGACATTATCAGTATCCATGTAGAAGCAACACCTCATATCCATGGTGCTCTTCAAAAGATTCGTTCTCTAGGTGTCAAACCTTCTGTTGTCATTAACCCTGGTACGCCGGTTGAAACTATCAAACACGTACTTCACCTAGTTGACCAAGTTTTGGTGATGACGGTTAACCCTGGCTTCGGCGGGCAAGCCTTTCTACCTGAAACCATGGATAAGATTCATGAGTTGGTTGTCCTTCGTGAGGAAAAAGGTTTGAACTTTGAGATCGAAGTGGATGGTGGGATTGATGATCAAACCATTTCTCAGGCTAAAGAAGCTGGTGCTACAATTTTTGTAGCAGGGTCTTATGTCTTTAAGGGAGATGTCAATGAACGAGTGCAAAATCTCAGAAAACAATTGGACTAG
- a CDS encoding thiamine diphosphokinase, whose amino-acid sequence MNECKISENNWTRVAVFAGGDRGHYRTNFDCFVGVDRGSLWVLEEDLPLTLAVGDFDSVTADERQLIQKRAQRFIQAQPEKDDTDLELALLTIFEQNPQAQVTIFGALGGRIDHMLANVFLPSNPKLAPYMRQIEIEDGQNLLAYCPEGTSQLEPRSDYDYLAFMPVRDSQLTILGAKYELTEENFFFKKVYASNEYIDREVSVTCPDGYVVVLHSKDRR is encoded by the coding sequence ATGAACGAGTGCAAAATCTCAGAAAACAATTGGACTAGGGTTGCCGTTTTTGCAGGCGGAGATCGCGGTCATTATCGGACAAATTTTGACTGCTTTGTCGGTGTGGATCGAGGTTCGCTCTGGGTCTTGGAAGAAGACCTTCCTCTGACTCTAGCAGTTGGGGATTTTGATTCTGTCACTGCAGACGAACGTCAGTTGATTCAAAAACGTGCCCAGCGCTTTATCCAAGCCCAGCCAGAAAAGGATGATACAGATCTGGAACTGGCTCTCTTGACCATCTTTGAGCAAAATCCTCAGGCTCAGGTCACTATTTTCGGTGCCCTAGGTGGTCGCATTGACCACATGCTGGCCAATGTTTTTCTACCTAGCAATCCCAAGTTAGCACCCTATATGCGCCAGATAGAAATTGAAGATGGGCAAAACTTGCTTGCCTATTGCCCAGAAGGGACCAGTCAGCTAGAACCCCGTTCGGACTATGACTATCTAGCCTTTATGCCGGTTCGGGATAGCCAGTTGACCATTCTCGGTGCCAAGTATGAGCTGACTGAGGAGAATTTTTTCTTTAAAAAAGTGTACGCTTCTAACGAATATATAGATAGGGAAGTTTCGGTAACTTGCCCAGATGGCTATGTCGTCGTGCTGCACAGCAAGGACAGGAGGTAG
- the rnmV gene encoding ribonuclease M5 produces MKEKISQVIVVEGRDDTANLKRYFDVETYETRGSAINDQDIERIQRLHELHGVIVFTDPDFNGERIRRMIMTAIPTVQHAFLKRDEAVPKSKSKGRSLGIEHASYEDLKTALAQVTEQFETENEFDISRSDLIRLGFLAGADSRKRREYLGEQLRIGYSNGKQLLKRLELFGVTLAEVEEVMKSYDNGQIAQKYKGNVLQ; encoded by the coding sequence ATGAAAGAAAAAATTTCCCAAGTCATCGTAGTCGAAGGACGGGATGATACGGCCAATCTCAAACGTTACTTTGACGTAGAGACCTATGAGACACGAGGATCGGCTATCAATGATCAAGATATAGAGCGGATCCAACGCCTGCATGAACTGCATGGAGTCATTGTCTTTACAGATCCTGACTTTAACGGTGAGCGCATTCGGCGCATGATTATGACGGCCATTCCGACAGTTCAGCATGCCTTTCTCAAGCGAGATGAGGCTGTTCCCAAATCTAAGTCCAAGGGACGTTCTCTGGGAATCGAACACGCCAGCTATGAAGACCTAAAAACAGCGCTGGCTCAAGTGACAGAGCAGTTTGAAACAGAGAACGAGTTTGATATATCTCGTAGTGACTTGATTCGTCTTGGTTTCCTAGCGGGAGCAGACAGTCGTAAGCGCCGAGAGTATTTGGGCGAACAGCTCCGTATCGGCTATTCCAACGGCAAGCAGTTACTCAAGCGCTTAGAGTTGTTTGGAGTGACCTTGGCAGAAGTGGAAGAGGTTATGAAAAGTTATGATAATGGCCAGATAGCCCAAAAATATAAAGGGAATGTGTTACAATAG
- the rmuC gene encoding DNA recombination protein RmuC translates to METVLLLLLIANLAGLFLIWQRQDKQEKHLSKSLEDQADNLSDQLDYRFEQARQASQLDQKDLEVAVSDRLQEVRMELHQGLTQVRQEMTDNLLQTRDKTDQRLQALQESNEQRLEQMRQTVEEKLEKTLQTRLQASFETVSKQLESVNRGLGEMQTVARDVGALNKVLSGTKTRGILGELQLGQIIEDIMTPAQYEREFATVENSSERVEYAIKLPGQGDQEYVYLPIDSKFPLADYYRLEEAYEAGDKDEIERCRKSLLASVKRFAKDIKSKYLAPPRTTNFGVLFVPTEGLYSEIVRNPVFFDDLRREEQIIVAGPSTLSALLNSLSVGFKTLNIQKSADHISKTLASVKTEFGKFGGILVKAQKHLQHASGNIDELLNRRTTAIERTLRHIELSEGEPALDLLHFQEDEEEYED, encoded by the coding sequence ATGGAGACTGTATTATTACTATTATTAATTGCCAATCTAGCTGGACTCTTTCTCATTTGGCAAAGGCAGGATAAGCAGGAGAAACACCTAAGCAAGAGTTTGGAGGATCAGGCAGACAATCTTTCAGATCAACTGGATTATCGCTTTGAGCAAGCTAGACAAGCCAGTCAGCTAGATCAAAAAGATTTGGAAGTGGCTGTCAGTGACCGTTTGCAGGAAGTGCGAATGGAGTTGCATCAAGGCTTGACTCAAGTCCGTCAAGAAATGACAGATAATCTCCTCCAAACCAGAGACAAGACCGACCAACGTCTCCAAGCCTTGCAGGAATCAAATGAGCAACGTCTAGAACAAATGCGCCAAACGGTCGAGGAAAAGTTGGAAAAGACCTTGCAGACACGCTTGCAGGCTTCCTTCGAGACAGTTTCCAAGCAACTGGAGTCTGTCAATCGTGGTCTGGGAGAAATGCAGACAGTTGCCCGTGATGTCGGAGCTCTCAATAAGGTTCTCTCTGGAACCAAGACACGAGGAATTCTAGGAGAATTGCAACTGGGGCAAATCATCGAAGACATCATGACACCAGCCCAGTACGAACGAGAATTTGCAACGGTTGAAAACTCTAGCGAGCGAGTAGAGTACGCTATCAAGTTGCCTGGACAAGGTGACCAGGAATATGTCTATTTGCCGATTGACTCCAAGTTTCCACTGGCGGATTATTACCGCTTAGAAGAAGCTTATGAAGCAGGAGATAAGGACGAAATCGAACGTTGTCGCAAGTCACTCCTAGCAAGCGTCAAGCGCTTTGCCAAGGATATCAAGAGCAAGTACCTGGCGCCACCTCGGACAACCAATTTTGGTGTTTTGTTTGTTCCGACAGAAGGCCTTTATTCAGAGATTGTTCGCAATCCGGTCTTCTTTGATGATTTGAGACGGGAGGAGCAGATTATTGTTGCTGGTCCAAGTACCCTATCAGCCCTGCTTAACTCTCTATCAGTTGGCTTCAAAACTCTCAATATCCAAAAGAGTGCTGATCATATCAGCAAGACCCTTGCCAGTGTTAAGACCGAGTTTGGCAAGTTCGGGGGAATTTTGGTTAAGGCACAAAAACATCTCCAACATGCCTCTGGCAATATTGATGAATTATTAAACCGTCGTACTACAGCTATCGAGCGGACGCTCCGTCACATTGAGTTATCAGAAGGTGAGCCTGCGCTTGATCTACTCCATTTCCAAGAAGATGAGGAAGAATATGAAGATTAG
- the rsmA gene encoding 16S rRNA (adenine(1518)-N(6)/adenine(1519)-N(6))-dimethyltransferase RsmA yields the protein MRIADYSVTKAVLERHGFTFKKSFGQNFLTDTNILQKIVDTAEIDDQVNVIEIGPGIGALTEFLAERAAQVMAFEIDHRLVPILADTLRDFDNVTVVNEDILKVDLAKHIQNFKNPELPIKVVANLPYYITTPILMHLIESGIPFSEFVVMMQKEVADRISAQPNTKAYGSLSIAVQYYMTAKVAFIVPRTVFVPAPNVDSAILKMVRRPEPAVAVEDESFFFKVSKASFTHRRKTLWNNLTGYFGKTEEVKDKLTKALDQAGLSPSVRGEALSLAEFASLADALKGQGL from the coding sequence ATGAGAATTGCAGATTATAGCGTGACCAAGGCAGTGCTGGAGCGTCACGGTTTTACTTTTAAAAAGTCCTTTGGGCAGAATTTCCTGACGGATACCAATATCCTTCAAAAGATCGTGGATACGGCTGAGATTGATGACCAGGTCAATGTCATTGAGATCGGGCCAGGGATTGGTGCCTTGACGGAGTTTTTGGCTGAGCGTGCAGCTCAAGTTATGGCCTTTGAGATTGACCACCGTTTGGTACCGATTTTGGCAGATACCTTGCGTGATTTTGACAATGTGACCGTAGTCAACGAGGACATTCTCAAGGTTGACTTGGCAAAACATATCCAGAATTTCAAAAATCCTGAACTGCCAATCAAGGTAGTAGCCAACTTGCCTTACTACATTACGACGCCTATTCTCATGCACCTGATTGAAAGTGGCATTCCTTTTAGCGAGTTTGTGGTCATGATGCAAAAAGAGGTGGCGGATCGTATCTCAGCACAGCCAAATACCAAGGCCTACGGTAGTTTGTCTATTGCTGTGCAGTATTACATGACAGCCAAGGTGGCCTTTATCGTGCCTCGGACGGTTTTTGTGCCAGCGCCAAATGTGGATTCGGCTATCCTGAAAATGGTACGTCGTCCAGAACCAGCTGTTGCAGTGGAAGACGAGAGCTTCTTCTTTAAGGTTTCTAAGGCTAGTTTCACTCACCGCCGTAAGACCTTGTGGAATAACCTGACAGGTTACTTTGGTAAGACTGAGGAAGTCAAGGACAAGCTGACCAAGGCTTTGGATCAAGCAGGTTTGTCACCAAGTGTACGTGGTGAAGCTCTCAGCTTGGCAGAATTTGCCAGCCTAGCAGACGCACTTAAAGGACAAGGACTCTAG
- a CDS encoding diaminopimelate decarboxylase: protein MKTPFISREDLETIVAEFPTPFHLYDEKGIREKARAVNQAFSWNEGFKEYFAVKATPTPAILKILKEEGCGVDCSSYVELLMSHKLDFPGSEIMFSSNNTPDQEYAYARELGATINLDALEDVEHLERAAGIPEIISCRYNPGGVFELGTDIMDNPGEAKFGMTKDQLFESFAVLKEKGAKTFGIHSFLASNTVTHLYYPELARQLFELAVEIKEKLGISLDFINLSGGIGVNYRPDQEPNDIAVIGEEVRKVYEEVLTPAGLGQVKIFTELGRFMLAPHGVLVTKITHKKKTYRTYLGVDASAVNLMRPAMYGAYHHITNLTHPDGPVEVVDVVGSLCENNDKFAVNRELPHTEIGDLLVIHDTGAHGFSMGYQYNAKLRSAEILYTEEGKARQIRRAERPEDYFATLYGFDFEPDH from the coding sequence ATGAAAACACCATTTATTAGCCGAGAAGATTTAGAAACGATTGTTGCAGAGTTCCCAACTCCCTTTCACTTGTATGACGAGAAGGGGATTCGCGAAAAAGCAAGAGCGGTCAACCAAGCTTTTTCCTGGAACGAGGGCTTTAAGGAATATTTTGCAGTCAAGGCCACTCCAACCCCAGCCATCTTGAAAATCCTCAAAGAGGAAGGTTGTGGTGTGGACTGTTCCAGTTATGTGGAGCTCCTGATGAGTCATAAACTGGATTTTCCCGGTTCTGAGATCATGTTCTCATCAAACAATACTCCAGACCAAGAGTACGCTTATGCGCGTGAATTGGGCGCAACCATTAACTTGGATGCTCTTGAAGATGTTGAGCATCTAGAGCGAGCTGCAGGTATCCCAGAAATCATTTCCTGTCGTTACAATCCAGGCGGAGTCTTTGAGTTAGGAACAGACATCATGGACAATCCTGGGGAGGCCAAGTTTGGTATGACCAAGGATCAACTCTTTGAATCCTTTGCTGTTTTGAAGGAAAAAGGAGCCAAGACTTTTGGGATTCACTCTTTCCTAGCATCCAATACCGTGACCCATCTCTACTACCCAGAGTTAGCCCGCCAGCTCTTTGAATTAGCTGTGGAAATCAAAGAAAAATTGGGGATTTCACTGGACTTTATTAACCTTTCTGGCGGAATCGGTGTCAACTACCGTCCAGATCAGGAGCCAAATGACATTGCTGTGATTGGTGAAGAGGTGCGTAAGGTGTATGAGGAAGTCCTTACACCTGCAGGGCTTGGACAGGTCAAGATTTTCACTGAATTGGGCCGTTTTATGTTGGCGCCTCACGGAGTTCTTGTCACAAAAATCACTCATAAAAAGAAAACCTACCGCACCTATCTGGGTGTGGATGCATCAGCAGTCAACCTCATGCGCCCAGCCATGTATGGAGCCTACCACCATATCACCAATCTGACCCATCCAGACGGACCAGTTGAGGTGGTAGATGTGGTCGGTTCACTCTGCGAAAACAATGATAAATTTGCAGTGAATCGCGAACTGCCTCATACAGAAATCGGTGATTTGCTGGTGATTCATGATACAGGTGCACATGGATTCTCCATGGGTTACCAGTACAATGCCAAACTACGCTCGGCAGAAATCCTCTATACCGAAGAAGGAAAAGCCCGCCAAATCCGCCGTGCAGAGCGCCCTGAGGACTATTTCGCAACCTTGTATGGTTTTGATTTTGAACCCGATCATTAA
- the purR gene encoding pur operon repressor, with the protein MKLRRSDRMVVISNYLINNPYKLTSLNTFAEKYESAKSSISEDIVIIKRAFEEIEIGHIQTVTGAGGGVIFTPSISSHEAKEMIADLRDKLSESDRILPGGYIYLSDLLSTPAILKNIGRIIAKSFMDQKIDAVMTVATKGVPLANAVANVLNVPFVIVRRDLKITEGSTVSVNYVSGSSGDRIEKMFLSKRSLKAGSRVLIVDDFLKGGGTVNGMISLLREFDSELAGVAVFADNAQEEREKQFDYKSLLKVTNIDVKNQSIDVEIGNIFDEDK; encoded by the coding sequence ATGAAATTAAGAAGAAGTGATCGGATGGTTGTCATTTCCAACTATTTGATTAATAATCCATACAAACTAACCAGTCTCAACACCTTTGCAGAAAAGTACGAATCTGCTAAATCATCGATTTCAGAGGACATCGTGATTATCAAGCGTGCCTTTGAGGAAATCGAAATCGGTCATATTCAGACTGTGACTGGAGCAGGTGGAGGTGTTATCTTTACACCATCAATCTCGAGTCATGAAGCCAAAGAAATGATCGCAGACTTGCGTGATAAACTTTCAGAAAGCGACCGTATCTTGCCAGGTGGCTACATCTACCTATCTGATTTGCTCAGTACGCCTGCCATTTTGAAAAATATTGGGCGTATCATTGCCAAGAGCTTTATGGACCAAAAAATCGATGCCGTTATGACAGTAGCGACTAAAGGGGTTCCGCTTGCAAATGCAGTTGCCAATGTCCTCAACGTTCCATTTGTCATTGTGCGACGTGACTTGAAAATCACTGAAGGTTCAACGGTCAGCGTCAACTATGTATCAGGTTCAAGCGGTGACCGTATTGAGAAAATGTTCCTTTCAAAACGCAGCCTCAAGGCAGGCAGTCGTGTCTTGATTGTGGATGACTTCCTAAAAGGTGGTGGAACTGTCAATGGGATGATTAGTCTCTTGCGTGAGTTCGACTCTGAACTAGCTGGCGTCGCAGTCTTTGCAGACAATGCCCAAGAAGAACGTGAAAAGCAGTTCGATTACAAGTCACTCTTGAAAGTAACCAATATTGATGTCAAGAACCAATCCATCGATGTTGAGATTGGAAATATCTTTGACGAAGACAAATAA
- a CDS encoding APC family permease: MFRKLKYTFIGRPLKSLTDGEGGLLGKMQALAMLSSDALSSIAYGPEQVILVLVSLSPLAIWWSLPIGIFVLLLLASLTISYRQIIHAYPQGGGAYMVTRENLSPELGLIAGGSLLVDYMLTVAVSVASGADAITAAIPALHPYNLHISIFLVCLLMLLNLRGLKESASSLMIPVYLFIFSTVFLLLYGFFQLFTGSLNYQATSTIGQTVPSLSIVLLLRAFTSGSASLTGVEAISNAVPFFKTPKEKNAAQTLTIMSLILGFLFAGITFLNYWMGIMPQHGETILSQMAKGILGDSFFGHASYYLFQFSTALILAVAANTGFSAFPMLSYNMAKNKYMPHLFMEKGDRLGYSNGILTLAFGAMILLLIFNGNTERLIPLYTIGVFVPFALSQTGMIRHWKKEKGVNFLKSAFANILGAIICYAIVLILLLFRLGDIWPFFPIILVLTFLFLSIHNHYQKVAKQLRLYEGIEKRTYDGNLVLVLVGNVTRVSVGAINYAQSIGDEVLAMHISTKETAEKDQEILQEFADYFPNITLKNINTSYRDIITPSVKYVKRIAQEAKQKNYTVTVLVPQFIPNKPWQNILHNQMSLKLKYALRWHEDVVVASYSYHLKE; this comes from the coding sequence ATGTTTAGAAAATTAAAATATACCTTTATCGGTCGACCACTCAAGTCTCTCACAGACGGCGAAGGGGGATTGTTGGGAAAAATGCAGGCACTTGCAATGTTATCCAGTGATGCCCTGTCTTCTATTGCCTATGGACCTGAACAAGTCATTCTCGTTTTAGTCAGTCTCTCTCCTCTCGCTATTTGGTGGAGCCTCCCTATCGGTATTTTTGTCCTCTTACTCCTCGCTAGTTTGACCATTTCCTATCGTCAAATTATTCACGCCTATCCTCAAGGTGGTGGGGCTTATATGGTCACTCGGGAAAATCTCTCTCCTGAACTAGGCTTGATTGCTGGTGGTAGCCTCCTTGTTGACTATATGCTGACAGTAGCCGTATCCGTTGCGTCTGGAGCTGATGCTATTACTGCAGCCATACCTGCCCTCCATCCCTACAATCTTCATATCTCTATTTTCCTAGTCTGCCTGCTCATGCTCTTGAATTTAAGAGGATTAAAAGAATCTGCCAGCTCTCTGATGATTCCCGTCTACCTCTTTATCTTCAGTACCGTCTTTCTCTTGCTTTATGGGTTCTTTCAACTGTTTACAGGTTCCCTAAACTATCAGGCGACTTCAACCATTGGACAAACTGTTCCGAGCCTTTCCATCGTTCTCCTATTGAGAGCCTTTACCAGTGGCTCTGCCTCTCTGACAGGGGTTGAGGCTATTTCAAATGCGGTACCATTTTTCAAAACTCCGAAAGAAAAGAATGCTGCTCAGACCTTGACCATCATGTCCTTGATTTTAGGTTTTCTTTTTGCAGGCATTACCTTCCTAAACTACTGGATGGGGATTATGCCTCAACACGGAGAAACCATCCTTTCACAAATGGCCAAGGGCATTCTTGGTGATTCATTCTTTGGTCATGCTAGCTACTATCTCTTCCAGTTCTCAACAGCCTTAATTTTAGCCGTAGCAGCAAATACCGGCTTTTCAGCCTTCCCTATGCTGTCCTACAATATGGCAAAAAACAAGTACATGCCCCATCTCTTTATGGAAAAAGGGGATCGCCTTGGCTACTCCAACGGTATCTTAACTCTGGCCTTTGGGGCTATGATCCTTCTTCTCATTTTTAATGGGAATACTGAACGCTTGATTCCTCTTTATACTATCGGGGTCTTCGTTCCCTTTGCCCTTTCTCAGACTGGGATGATTCGCCATTGGAAAAAGGAAAAAGGAGTAAACTTCTTAAAATCTGCCTTCGCTAATATCCTTGGGGCCATCATTTGTTATGCCATTGTCCTCATTTTACTCCTCTTCAGACTGGGTGATATCTGGCCATTCTTCCCAATTATCCTAGTTCTAACTTTCCTCTTTTTGTCCATTCACAACCATTACCAAAAAGTGGCAAAACAGCTACGACTCTACGAAGGAATTGAAAAGCGCACTTATGACGGCAACCTTGTCCTTGTTCTAGTAGGGAATGTTACTCGAGTAAGTGTCGGAGCAATTAACTACGCTCAAAGTATCGGTGACGAAGTGTTAGCCATGCACATTTCTACTAAAGAAACGGCCGAAAAAGACCAAGAAATTCTCCAAGAATTTGCCGACTACTTCCCAAATATCACTCTGAAGAATATCAATACCAGCTACCGTGACATCATTACCCCTAGTGTTAAGTATGTCAAACGAATCGCCCAAGAAGCTAAGCAAAAAAACTACACCGTTACAGTCCTTGTCCCACAGTTTATCCCTAATAAACCTTGGCAAAATATCCTGCACAATCAAATGAGCCTCAAACTAAAATACGCTCTCAGATGGCATGAAGACGTCGTTGTCGCTAGCTACTCCTATCACTTAAAAGAATAA
- a CDS encoding TatD family hydrolase, with translation MIFDTHTHLNVEEFAGREAEEIALAAEMGVTQMNIVGFDKPTIERALELADEYEQLYATIGWHPTEAGTYTDEVEAYLLEKLKHPKVVALGEIGLDYHWMTAPKEVQEQVFRRQIQLSKDLNLPFVVHTRDALEDTYEIIKSEGVGPRGGIMHSYSGSLEMAERFIELGMMISFSGVVTFKKATDIQEAARELPLDKILVETDAPYLAPVPKRGRENKTAYTRYVVDFIADLRGMTTEELAAVTSANAERIFGLEKRS, from the coding sequence ATGATTTTTGATACGCACACACATTTAAATGTAGAAGAATTTGCAGGACGTGAGGCAGAAGAAATCGCCTTGGCTGCTGAGATGGGTGTGACACAGATGAATATTGTTGGTTTTGACAAGCCGACCATTGAACGTGCCCTAGAGTTGGCAGATGAGTATGAGCAGCTCTACGCAACTATTGGCTGGCATCCGACGGAAGCAGGGACTTACACAGATGAGGTCGAAGCTTACTTGCTTGAAAAACTAAAACATCCCAAGGTTGTTGCCTTGGGGGAGATTGGTCTGGACTACCATTGGATGACAGCACCTAAGGAAGTGCAGGAGCAGGTTTTCCGTCGTCAGATTCAGCTGTCTAAGGATTTGAATTTGCCTTTTGTGGTCCATACCCGTGATGCGTTAGAAGATACCTATGAGATTATAAAGAGTGAGGGTGTAGGCCCTCGAGGCGGTATCATGCATTCTTATTCGGGTTCTTTGGAAATGGCAGAGCGCTTTATCGAGCTAGGGATGATGATTTCCTTTTCTGGAGTCGTTACTTTTAAGAAAGCGACGGATATCCAAGAAGCTGCTAGAGAACTTCCTTTGGATAAAATACTTGTTGAGACAGATGCGCCCTACTTGGCACCTGTTCCTAAACGTGGTCGTGAAAACAAAACAGCCTACACCCGCTATGTAGTGGACTTTATCGCCGACTTGCGTGGGATGACGACAGAAGAATTAGCTGCTGTGACAAGTGCTAATGCAGAGCGTATTTTTGGATTGGAAAAGCGATCATGA